TTTGTTGAATACAATACCATCGTTTCTAACTGATTTGCGTTCGGTAGCCAGCATCATGAAGTTCAGCTTATCCGGCCTGAGCATCCGCTCTTCCGGCACCAGTGCAGAACTGAATACCTGCCAGGGTGTCTTGCCTTCCAGTCCGCCATGCTCGGTCTCGCCATAGATGTGCCTGATATAGAATCCGATCATCTGCATCGCGTCCTGAATAGTGGGAGCCTCTCTTTTGTATAAGGCTTTTGCCCACTTCTCATTACGCATCAGGGTCGAGGGTTTGTTGGCTACGTTGGCTCCCCGGAAGCTGCTGATGAAGCGTTCGAATTGCTCCTGGAAGGTCCTGAAGAACCGCTCGATCACCTTGGCCTTGGCATTGTAACTCTCTGCGAAGTGAGCCTCGATGCCTAACTTGGGGAACACACCCCCTAACTCAAGTTCCAAATCATGGCCTTCCCAGGACTCGTGAAATAGCTTGGCTCTGAAGGCCTTGCCATTATCGAGATATACCGCTTCTGGCACGAAGGCGAAGGGTGGCCGGGTTTGCACCGTATTCCCCTCAGCATCGGTCTGCAGATACCAGTGCGAAGTGTTAAGGAATGCATTGCGGAAGGCGGTCTGGATGTGCTGGCTATCTTCGGTAAAGGCAAGTGAGGCACCTACCGGGTATCTGGAAGCCCAGTCGAAGACCATGATCATGGTCATGCGTTGAGCTTTACCAGTGTGGGGATTGATGATATCGAAAGCCAGGGTATGTCCATCCGCTACCCAGACCTGACCCACTTTTAAC
This DNA window, taken from Candidatus Cloacimonadota bacterium, encodes the following:
- a CDS encoding Mu transposase C-terminal domain-containing protein; translation: MRVERSLQADVAIKDCSPGYIDMAPRAKLPLRYDKEARLLGHFCNLVIRRLALCHSKVEEWKLIVEEYNNGTMAPELFKLRGERKERALRLWIDQYIKSNQDMFALLHKGKNISHKRKVTEIESNVLLSILLHPNQITIGSAINMLKAQARLGYFESPTSKPTLRRWCTEWMENHLATWEQTRKGSKYVAEHIVKTIHRDARLLKVGQVWVADGHTLAFDIINPHTGKAQRMTMIMVFDWASRYPVGASLAFTEDSQHIQTAFRNAFLNTSHWYLQTDAEGNTVQTRPPFAFVPEAVYLDNGKAFRAKLFHESWEGHDLELELGGVFPKLGIEAHFAESYNAKAKVIERFFRTFQEQFERFISSFRGANVANKPSTLMRNEKWAKALYKREAPTIQDAMQMIGFYIRHIYGETEHGGLEGKTPWQVFSSALVPEERMLRPDKLNFMMLATERKSVRNDGIVFNKLLYWHIALMDNIGKPVIIRYDYAEARWILVYDMKDNFICQA